Within Lytechinus variegatus isolate NC3 chromosome 15, Lvar_3.0, whole genome shotgun sequence, the genomic segment tatgtctcccttgaaaggaaataagttgcaacaataaatatccaatgcactaaatcagttgtcaatccgactgttctagttcttggaggaaaaaattgaataaacctaatttcatgtaataaaatacaaaagaacaagtggggatgtgacatcatcagcccacctaatgaatattcatgacaactgttttcactaaattttgctaaactttaaaattcagtaattttgttaattgttatctgattttattgaaatttttggcattttgctcggtgaattctactctatttattaagctataaatactttcagcccggaccatcccttagAAGTTCAGTTGCGTGCGTTATACAATGcatcactgcattggtcagatcatgcacaCAGGGCGCGCACTACTGCATATCCATCACTCAGATTACGCGTTAAATACCATGTGCGCATTAGCGTTGAAGCATGAACCCTAAGTCACACTTACATGTGACTGTGAAACACCACCATGACTAGAATCATGTTGACTTTAAAATGCTGACTTGACTGTATTCATGAAAGAACAATTTCTAACAAATCATTACAGAAAATAAGCATAAAATTATAGCTTTGGAATTTTCAAGCAAGTGGGTTCACTGACcctaataaaatttaaaatctaAATCTCAGAGGAATTATAGTCAAGTTATTTCATAATTACACGTTGTCAACAATACATTCCAAAGTAATACATAGACATTTCTTTATCCATTCAACTCATCGAGATATCTAACAAGTTACTGGATTGGGAAACAAATTTgtggactaaaaaaaatcattagtaTTAAATTTTTCCACATGAATATTAAACTTAAAATGTTAAAtgatacattttacattaatgaatttgagttaaattctaaaattacatgtaggaCTATAGATTTTGTTGCTACGTATTCTACAGAATTATGACTGAATCACCCATCATCTTGTCTCTTGATATCATTTTTGAgataagaataattttagaGACGCATGGCCATAAAAGTTATCCACAAGAGAACATCATTGACATGGTTAAATGCATCTATGTATTCTCCAACCTGGTTTTAGGGGTGAAGTCTGTGAACATAACTCTTCTTCTTAGTATAGTATCAGCAGAAATTAGGATCAACTTTTGAATGGCGAGCGTTATTTCATAAAGAAACATCTTTTAATTGAGGCTCTACAAATCTTTACACGTGTTCGAACTCAATTCAGCATCTCAACCATATACATCAAGATCCATCATAGACCATGGATCCTATGTCAACACCTGTCCAAGACTCAAACATCAGGTAGCACTGCCAGAATTGTGCTTCATGCTTGCAGTAGAATGGCAAATTTGGACGTGTCGTGTATGATCTCGCTGGACAAGGTCTGTGAGTATTTCATAATCCCACATGTACATCTGTTCTCTGCATCCAACCAGCATGATCCAGGTTGCTTCTGAAATCCAAATTATGCCctggaaaataatacaagatacaaacaaaattatatgacaactaaaaatgaaatcacaaaTGATAGGAGCAACATGATGATAAAGCAAGATCGAGTGGTTAATGTATTTCCAAATGATATGTAACTTTGGAGTTAAAGATTATGTTAATCTCCTGGCAAAGCCAAACTGCCCCCCCTCCGTTGGCCTTGTTAATGTGAAACAGTGCAATCAATTTCCATTGATTCATTAGACTCTGATTATGTCCTTgatcattacatgtacatttaaaaggCATTTCATGGTTATCATTGCTTATTAGATCTGTCATCATAAATCACCatcaaatatcattatcatcttcttaaaggtcaagtccaccccaaaaaaatgttgatttgacaaaatagagaaaattcaattaaacataacgctgaaactttcatcaaaatccgaagTAAGATAAAAAATTTATgtcattttgaagttttgcttatttttcacaaaatagtgatatgcataACTCAAATGAGTCAgccaatgatgtccatcactcactttttcttttgtttttttattatttgacttacacaatatttcattttttacacatttgacaataaggaccaacttgactgaaccatttagtattaaacaattctaattacatatgttcagggaggaattaatcgatGTTTCCCTTAACAAtcagaaaattagaatatttcatatttcatataataaaatacaaaagaaatagtgagcggatgacgtcatcagtctcctcatttgcataccaaacaggatgtgcatattataactgttttgtgaaattaagggatactttaaaatgtcataactttcttattttacatccaattttgatgaaaaatgaaattttgaatgttatgcttgttggatttttctctttttattcaaatgagctttttgttggggtggacttgtcatttaatgaacattttcattattgatCTATATAATACATAAActtaattatttgaatttaataaTTTCAGAAAGACATATAAGTTTAGCCTTAACTTAAGGTCTTTCTACAAAATGAATAGACCAAAACCTTCAGGCTTTGTATTTTgcttgttccgctgaactgtgttGGCTCCAATGGGATGAtcatagtaaaatgtcagaaattgttaaatccccagaaacgacggttattcctgtctacaaaaagtcaaaatgaactgaattgaattgaaagtgAAAGACATGCCACAGCAAATAATTTCTAACATTAGAAAGGTCTAGGCTACGCTACCGGCTATCTAGCAGTGCCAGTGGCACCTGCACTTCTTTACTAGGCCCGAGACTAGTTTGAATTGTTGACTTTGACTGCATGCAAATTTACGGTCGATACTAActcagggaactcccgcccgctacgcgggcAGGAGCCCAGGACCTGacgtgtaattgaccatactcacctgactagcgtgaagtatggtcaaaataattctcagaataaacagaaatcaagcacttaccacgattatatggatgaaggtctaacgagtggcagtttcctgacatctgggcacaaactggaacctcaaaaaaatgaaaagttctcttcttctacccccgtctcaatcggccatttttgttatgaatcgtaacaaaatggccgatcgagactggggtagagggagagaacttttcatttttttgaggttccagtttgtgcccagatgtcaggaaactgccactcgttagaccttcatccatataatcgtggtaagtgcttgatttctgttttaactatttattcagagaatttaatattttgaccatacttcacgctagtcaggtgagtatggaattacacgtaaggtcctgggctcccgcccgctatgcgggcgggagttccctgggccGGGTTAGGTCGATACAGACTACAGTCAGAGtacacagtcatgacagtacgGTAGTAGTACAGTTGATAATTAACATGATTCATTACAATTtacatttataattattatggaAATATATACTCAACAATCAAGCAGCTTACTAATAAGTAGAGTCACTCGCCACCTCTAAATTCTCCAATTCGACTTGAAGTAGATGGAACAGGTCTGGGATCGAATCCAATCCGTGCACGAATCCTTTCATCGCGGGTCTTCGCGTCAACGACCTCGCCAGCGGGAACTACAGTTTCTTGGTGGGCCGCTGCCCCGTTGGATGTGCCTGCCTGTCCGTTCTTTTCAGTTGGGCTCAAGCCCACAACTTGTTCCActcttcttttttgttctaGCTCCTTTTTAATGTTATCGAACTCCTCAAGATCTTCCAACTTCAGTACAATACGCGTGGGTCCTCTTTTAATCATGTCTGTAGTATAATTTGTAGTTTATTGTTGGCTTAGTGAAGTCAGGGTCAAACTCGTCAGAAAACGGTTTACTTTCGCGGTCGCACATGCAAACAGTCTGAAGTTATAGACTAAATTCCGTCGAAACTAGTAACCCAGGACTATGGTGTCGTGCAGATAATTGTCTTCCCCATATTTGTCTATGAcctttcaagaaaaataatagcGATAATAATTAccatattaatgattataataaaaaaaaattaaaaaaataagagggGAATCAGCAAAAAGTCTACTTAAATGATACTTATTGGGGGAGCAATATCAAATCATTGGGAAACCCGGCAGGGAAGCTCATGAATGTTGGATCTGATAGCTATAGAGAATAGGCCAAAATTTAGAACTTAGGACGGGTTGTAGCTCAGCTAGTTATAACGCTTCAAGATTAGAATGTGTATCCCGgtggcagtcaaatatattgctgtacacacgcgtgaccccAAAAAGCgtttaaaaagtgtttttttttcagttttggacgtgGTCCGCGTGTGGACAtaaaaaaacactgattttcaagaaaaagggtggttttgaaagacaaGTCAATGATTCGCGTAGTCAAACATATTTATAGGGTATGTTCTTTTCCcccagtggcgtagacaggtccttagacctggggggatgatccctagctgggtcatactttatatatatatatatatatatatatatatatatatatatatatatatatatatatatatacaattaatatataaatataaagagtGAAGGAGATattaacgtactcgataaaaacaaaatatcatgggccaaagcagacgagttaaagataacaaaataacacgatctgcctcatggattatatatctcgtgtgtcttttaatcactttgctttcagcaataaacagggcatccagtaataaacaaacttccttgcacatttttcatggcagtaatcttttgtttgattaatgacaatgagtaaagatgatcataagagaaatgtcatttgtcggatgtctagttatcatcttggtcatgacagtcctgctaaacatgatctagaataactagtattccttattttactagtatagtagtatactcttttaaaagtagcgatattgttaatgatcaaacgaatgaatcaacaactaaaggaataaactctgaataacgatccttaaatgtatatcacgacgcaagacagttgttattacttaaaacttgcaagttgtaaatgcatataagatgattgactctgaataaaagtccaattttgatcatgtttgtcattgatgtacgttatgattattactgctattattattgattgattttaactagcattcattgctttattactgtatagttttgcttcttcccccacagaaacctgggggggatgattgtacacaccatcccccccacctaaaattctgggggggatgcatccccccacctaaaattctgggggggatgcatccccccccgCTACCTACGCCCCTGGAGAGGAgtgagaaagaatgaaagggtTTGATGAAGTACAAGGAAAttgattttgaacaaaatatgtacattgtGAAGAAAAAATTCATATGTTGAAAAAGAAAGTCTAGCCAAGCAGAAAAACCagaagaataaaacaaaacgtTTGAGGAAAATTGCACAACTAAAAGAaagtaatgaaattttaatcatgaagaactaGAAAAATCACAAGACAAATTTCTGAATGAATGTACCACTAACcatttattttgcattcatACTGTAAAAATTCATCATTTGACCAATCACATAATTTTTTCAGAACTACAAGTTAACATTGTCATATTGTTATGTACGTAGGCCTTAAAATATCCAATGAACTCAAAATATTGAGCTTGTCTATACTTATACCTTTAATCACTCAATTATAAATATTGaatcattgattaatataaagTCTGTAATAATGGAAACATGAAAAAACATATCTATCATCGAGATATCTTGGTAAAAGTTTTgaggaaatcaaaatttcgAAACAGTAAAATTTCATAGTATTGATATACTAGCAGATAAAATAATGGTTAGTAGTGCATGTATGATGTCACAAAGTTGGTAATTGCCcagtgattttcatttcattaaaatttcataacttttttattactCTTCCGATTTCCCTCAAACTTTTTAGTTCTGTCAATCTGATTTTTCTGGTCCTGTAGAGGGGTTGAGACAGGGCCGCGGAAGCGGTGAGGggatcaaccccccccccacacacacacacatcttaTCTGccccataataataattaaaatcttATTTATATAGCCATGATAGCGCATATAAGTGCAGAAGCAGTCCCTGTATATGTGCTTTATAAATAGCTAGATAAATGCAAACGTATCAAGAAGGTATGCATATCAATAccataaaaacagacaaaattCAACTACAAAATGAGCCTATTCAACAACAAAATGAGCCTATTCAACAACAAAATGCAGGTCTTTTGAGTTGGTAAATCGCAAGAGAGCAATGCAGAGGCCACTGTCGCCCAGAAAAGGAGAATGCTGAAGTGAGAGAGGGGATGACGAAGAAAAGAGATAGTCTGCAGCTACAAaccatatttctttgtttcatgcATCTGAATATCTCCAGGTAACATAATTGCGAACAAAATGTTCatacaatcttttttttacatatgtAGGAATTAATATTTAATTCAAGCAAATTAGGTCCCAACAAATTAAACGCTTTTCAAAAGATTATCTTATTCATATgttgaaataaggtttgtttttAAGGCTAAGTTTTTGTTTTGAAGATGGTCACGACGTATTGTATGGTCAACGTGTTAGACTCTTGCGCGAGCcgtttctgtgttttttttttaatgttttggcggagcagtggtgttaaggccctaaaccgcaaattgcacctaaaccgcaaattgccgcTTAAGCATGTAGAATATTAACAAGGACCGTGCGCGCGTAAGAGGCGTGAACACAGAGGGCGGCaaacataaatcgcagaaggatagaggttgaagagtgaggaattagaactagggcgctgatctcatttttatgagaaatgttgttgttgatacacgtatttatttatttatttgtttatttatttaaatattttaccagggtgctcattcaacataaagttggtctcccatggggccctaaaaggctatcattattgttcttcttgtttgttggttttggactTTTGGTTATGGCGGGAGTTGGGCAACTTGGGCTGTACATAGTGCCgggttttttttgtgttttttttggtgttttttttctgtgtatccctaattctcccctagtataatctaacgcctgtaggtttaagcaaaggaaaagggaagaaattaaagggggaaataaaaaaagaatcgctataaataattttttaaatatttattataatctttttaaaactttaatacaaaatgttacgagggtaatgaagccatgtactcatattattatagtcataatcagtacgaaatagtagtagtagtaggagtggcagtagtagaagtagtagtagcagtaagagtagtagtagtagttttagtagtagtaatagtagtagtagtagtagtagtagtagtagtagtagtaggagtagtagtagtagtagcaagggcgccggaagcgggggggggggcaggggggacacttgccccccccccccccaaataaaattttggggggcaaaacgagattttacccccccccccccatgtgcccccctgaaaatagaaaaatgataaattatttaaggacaaaagtaaacgaa encodes:
- the LOC121429184 gene encoding anaphase-promoting complex subunit CDC26-like — translated: MIKRGPTRIVLKLEDLEEFDNIKKELEQKRRVEQVVGLSPTEKNGQAGTSNGAAAHQETVVPAGEVVDAKTRDERIRARIGFDPRPVPSTSSRIGEFRGGE